In Anaerostipes hadrus ATCC 29173 = JCM 17467, a single genomic region encodes these proteins:
- a CDS encoding ATP-dependent Clp protease ATP-binding subunit, producing the protein MNRLPFTKYASKALNEGREIAGYLGFKDVSSIFVLLGLYGADGSLASEVLKMHGVTRELIEEAIKEKSKMPKDRRRTVMDTPKTEYLLEIAGELAMKYGCEAIGSEHILMAMIKDGDNEAFRFLEDHKISSEGIYTDILVTAGIDFRSAKNEYNEAISDGGDMEDGAGEYMLLQYSTDLTEKAMLGKLDPMIGRESEMERLMQILCRRTKNNPCLIGDPGVGKTAIVEGLAQRIAEGNMPRILKNKRILSLDLTKVIAGTKFRGEFEERMKRIVTEATQDDSIILFIDEIHTIIGAGGSEGAMDASNILKPALARGDFQLIGATTSEEYTKYFEKDAALVRRFQPVRVKEPTVEETITILKGIKHRFEDYHRILVSEDVAEAIASLSDRYISDRFLPDKAIDLLDEACARKRMEQLGSHAGFKKERKEIREIIEKIEAALSDGDITEARELKKEKNKLEKSLERKMKRNQKKQNEIPELTTEDAAEVVSLWTQIPVTQLTKGDMERLRHLEKELHKHVIGQDEAVNAVAKAVKRSRVGLKSPNRPIGSFLFLGPTGVGKTELSKTLAKALFGREEDLIRVDMSEYMEKHSVSKIIGSPPGYVGFGEGGQLSEQIRRHPYSVLLFDEIEKAHPDVFNILLQVLDDGHITDSNGRKVDFKNTVIIMTSNAGANRIIAPKHLGFSMDDTDKAKTHERMKKGVMEEVKQIFRPEFLNRIDETIVFAVLTKEEVKKIAKLFMDELRARLLREHQITLKITSGAMDLLADKGYDENYGARPLRRIIQNEIEDVLADKILEGTLTNGQTMTIGKKDKKLTFSVKEN; encoded by the coding sequence ATGAACCGATTACCATTTACAAAATATGCCTCCAAAGCATTGAATGAAGGACGAGAGATTGCTGGATATCTTGGATTTAAAGATGTCAGCAGTATTTTTGTTCTGCTAGGACTTTATGGGGCAGACGGATCTCTTGCAAGTGAAGTGCTCAAGATGCACGGAGTGACAAGAGAATTAATAGAAGAAGCGATCAAAGAGAAGTCAAAGATGCCAAAAGACCGAAGAAGAACGGTAATGGATACTCCGAAGACAGAATACCTGTTAGAAATTGCAGGAGAACTTGCAATGAAATACGGGTGTGAAGCGATCGGATCAGAACATATCTTGATGGCGATGATCAAAGATGGAGATAATGAAGCATTCCGTTTTCTGGAAGATCATAAGATTTCATCCGAAGGAATCTATACAGATATTTTAGTTACTGCAGGAATTGATTTCAGAAGTGCGAAGAATGAATATAATGAAGCAATCTCTGATGGCGGTGATATGGAAGATGGAGCGGGAGAATATATGCTGCTTCAGTATAGTACAGATCTGACAGAGAAAGCCATGCTTGGGAAGCTTGATCCGATGATCGGACGTGAAAGTGAGATGGAACGTCTGATGCAGATCCTTTGCAGAAGGACAAAGAATAATCCATGTCTGATCGGTGATCCAGGGGTTGGTAAAACAGCAATCGTTGAAGGCCTTGCACAAAGGATCGCCGAAGGCAATATGCCAAGAATTCTTAAGAATAAGAGGATTTTGTCCTTAGACCTTACGAAAGTGATCGCTGGAACGAAATTCCGTGGAGAATTTGAAGAACGAATGAAACGTATCGTAACCGAAGCAACACAGGATGATTCTATTATTTTGTTTATTGATGAGATTCATACGATCATTGGAGCTGGAGGTTCTGAGGGAGCTATGGATGCATCTAATATCTTAAAACCAGCATTGGCAAGAGGAGATTTTCAGCTGATCGGTGCGACAACGAGTGAAGAATATACAAAATATTTTGAAAAAGATGCAGCATTAGTTCGAAGATTCCAACCAGTCAGAGTGAAAGAACCAACCGTAGAAGAAACGATCACGATCTTAAAAGGGATCAAACATCGTTTTGAAGATTATCATAGGATCCTGGTATCAGAAGATGTGGCAGAGGCGATCGCCTCTCTTTCTGATCGATATATCAGTGATCGTTTTCTGCCAGATAAAGCCATTGATCTGTTAGATGAAGCCTGTGCAAGGAAACGAATGGAACAGCTTGGAAGTCATGCAGGTTTTAAGAAAGAACGCAAGGAGATCAGGGAGATCATAGAGAAGATCGAAGCAGCGCTTTCTGATGGAGATATTACAGAAGCAAGAGAGCTTAAGAAAGAGAAGAACAAACTTGAGAAATCTCTGGAACGTAAGATGAAGAGAAATCAGAAGAAGCAAAATGAGATTCCAGAATTGACAACAGAGGATGCCGCAGAAGTCGTTTCTTTATGGACACAGATTCCAGTAACACAGCTTACAAAGGGAGATATGGAACGATTAAGACATTTAGAGAAAGAACTTCACAAACATGTGATCGGGCAAGATGAAGCGGTCAATGCAGTTGCCAAAGCTGTGAAGAGAAGCAGAGTCGGTCTTAAGAGTCCAAACCGTCCGATCGGATCATTCTTATTTTTAGGGCCAACAGGAGTTGGTAAGACGGAGCTGTCAAAGACATTAGCAAAAGCTTTATTTGGAAGAGAAGAAGATCTGATCCGTGTGGATATGTCTGAATATATGGAGAAGCACAGTGTATCAAAGATCATTGGATCTCCTCCAGGATATGTTGGATTTGGAGAAGGCGGACAGCTGAGTGAACAGATTCGAAGACATCCTTACTCTGTCCTTCTTTTTGATGAGATCGAAAAAGCTCATCCTGATGTATTTAATATCCTGCTTCAGGTATTAGATGACGGACATATTACAGATTCCAATGGAAGAAAAGTCGACTTTAAGAATACTGTTATCATTATGACTTCCAATGCAGGTGCAAACCGTATCATTGCACCAAAACATTTAGGATTTTCTATGGATGATACAGATAAAGCCAAGACTCATGAACGTATGAAAAAGGGTGTTATGGAAGAAGTGAAACAGATCTTTCGCCCAGAGTTTTTAAATCGAATTGATGAGACGATCGTATTTGCCGTCCTTACAAAGGAAGAAGTTAAGAAGATCGCAAAATTATTTATGGATGAATTGAGAGCCCGTTTATTAAGAGAACATCAGATCACATTAAAGATCACATCTGGTGCGATGGATCTGTTAGCAGATAAGGGATATGATGAGAATTATGGGGCAAGACCATTAAGAAGGATCATCCAGAATGAGATTGAAGATGTACTGGCAGATAAGATCTTAGAAGGAACCCTTACGAATGGACAGACGATGACGATTGGTAAAAAAGATAAAAAACTTACTTTTTCGGTAAAGGAAAACTAG
- a CDS encoding methylated-DNA--[protein]-cysteine S-methyltransferase → MRYYYDYSFPIGNLTIEEDGHGICGIYFGTKTLEGEKKNTELIREAALQLSQYFDGRRKKFDLKISYHGTEFQIKVWKALEKIPYGETCTYKDIAESVGIPKGCRAVGMANNRNPIVIVVPCHRVIGMNGSLTGYAGGLEMKEYLLDLEKRNQKLKERY, encoded by the coding sequence ATGAGGTACTATTATGATTATAGTTTTCCAATCGGTAATTTAACGATTGAGGAAGATGGGCATGGCATTTGCGGGATATATTTTGGGACGAAGACATTAGAAGGCGAGAAGAAGAATACAGAATTGATCAGGGAAGCAGCACTGCAATTATCACAGTATTTTGATGGGCGGAGAAAGAAGTTTGACCTGAAGATTTCTTATCATGGAACAGAATTCCAGATCAAAGTATGGAAAGCATTGGAGAAGATTCCATATGGGGAAACTTGTACTTACAAAGACATTGCGGAATCAGTAGGGATTCCAAAAGGATGTCGAGCTGTTGGCATGGCGAATAACAGGAATCCGATCGTGATCGTTGTTCCATGTCACAGAGTGATCGGAATGAACGGTTCACTGACAGGATATGCAGGTGGTCTGGAAATGAAAGAATACCTGTTAGATCTTGAAAAGCGTAATCAAAAATTAAAGGAAAGATATTGA
- a CDS encoding GntR family transcriptional regulator — MILEIDFNSDEAIYVQLRNQIIMGIACAEFADGESLPSVRQLAQVLGVNMHTVNKAYAILREEGYLKLDRRKGAVISVETLEKQQELASIQENLRMLVAEAVCKGVTEDEMNRLIHDMYQKLDRK, encoded by the coding sequence ATGATACTGGAGATTGATTTCAATAGTGACGAGGCAATCTATGTACAGTTAAGAAATCAGATCATTATGGGAATCGCATGTGCAGAATTTGCTGATGGAGAATCACTTCCATCTGTCCGTCAGTTAGCACAGGTGCTTGGAGTGAACATGCACACGGTGAACAAAGCCTATGCGATCTTAAGAGAAGAAGGATACCTGAAACTAGACCGAAGAAAAGGTGCAGTCATAAGTGTTGAAACTTTGGAAAAACAGCAGGAATTAGCAAGCATTCAAGAGAATTTAAGGATGTTAGTTGCAGAAGCTGTCTGTAAAGGAGTTACAGAAGACGAGATGAACCGGTTGATTCATGATATGTACCAGAAATTAGACAGAAAGTAA
- a CDS encoding manganese efflux pump MntP family protein: MDLLTLLTLAVGLAMDAFAVSICKGLAMREKVLKKGIIVGLWFGGFQALMPTIGFFLGTQFKDQITSIDHWIAFVLLGLIGINMVKEALSNDEEQADDSIAVKEMFMLAVATSIDALAVGITFAFLNVHIVSAASMIGVCTFLISFVGVKIGNIFGTKYKSKAELAGGIILILLGFKILFEHLHIL, encoded by the coding sequence ATGGATTTACTTACGTTATTAACACTGGCTGTTGGATTGGCGATGGATGCATTTGCTGTTTCTATCTGCAAAGGACTAGCGATGAGAGAAAAAGTTTTGAAAAAAGGGATCATTGTTGGTTTATGGTTTGGAGGATTTCAGGCACTGATGCCAACAATCGGATTTTTCCTTGGAACACAGTTTAAAGACCAGATCACATCGATCGACCATTGGATCGCATTTGTGCTTCTTGGGCTGATCGGAATCAATATGGTCAAAGAAGCATTATCAAATGATGAAGAACAGGCAGATGATTCGATCGCAGTGAAAGAAATGTTCATGCTTGCTGTTGCGACAAGTATCGATGCATTAGCAGTTGGGATCACATTTGCCTTTTTAAATGTGCATATTGTATCCGCAGCGTCGATGATTGGAGTCTGTACTTTCTTGATTTCATTTGTAGGAGTAAAGATCGGAAATATTTTTGGAACAAAATATAAATCCAAGGCAGAGCTCGCAGGTGGCATAATACTGATACTTTTGGGATTTAAGATTCTGTTTGAGCATCTTCATATTCTCTAA
- the nrdD gene encoding anaerobic ribonucleoside-triphosphate reductase — protein MNGDVKTKIIKRNGEEVTFDLDKIINAITKANEEVTKIHQMNQYQIMAIAEKVADQVANSSHAVNVEDIQNMVETGIMEMRGYEVAQKYVRYRFKRELRRKSNTTDDGILSLLDNINEEVNQENSNKNPVINSTQRDYMAGEVSKDLSKRVLLPNEIIRAHEEGIIHFHDSDYFAQREHNCDLINLEDMLQNGTVISETLIEKPHSFFTACNVTTQIVAQVASNQYGGQSFTLAHLAPFVDISRKKLRKNVVKERKVIGESMDDAIIDKITEMRLYDEIKQGIQTIQYQLVTLMTCNGQAPFVTVFMYLDEVPEGQTRDDLALVIEEVLKQRIQGVKNEKGVWITPAFPKLIYALDDDNITPDSKYWHLTELAAKCTAKRMVPDYISAKVMRELKNGEVYPCMGCRSFLTVEDSQRNADGSHKFYGRFNQGVVTINLVDVACSSNGDMDKFWDILEERLELCHRALRCRHERLKGAVSDVAPILWQHGALARLKKGEKIDKLLYDGYSTISLGYAGLYEMCVRMTGKSHTSDEGKEFALKVMQKLNDKCNEWKAAENISYSVYGTPMESTTYKFAKCLQKRFGIIPGVTDKNYITNSYHVHVTEEIDAFSKLAFESEFQKLSPGGAISYIEVPNMQDNIPAVLSVMKFIYNNIMYAELNTKSDYCECCGYDGEIQIKEDESGKLIWECPNCGNTDQDHMFVARRTCGYIGTQFWNQGRTQEIKDRVLHL, from the coding sequence ATGAATGGTGATGTAAAAACAAAGATTATCAAGAGAAACGGTGAGGAGGTAACCTTTGATCTCGATAAGATCATCAATGCGATCACGAAGGCGAATGAAGAGGTAACAAAGATCCATCAGATGAATCAGTATCAGATAATGGCGATCGCAGAGAAGGTTGCAGATCAGGTAGCAAACTCTTCTCATGCGGTGAATGTAGAAGATATCCAGAATATGGTCGAGACAGGGATCATGGAGATGAGAGGATATGAAGTTGCCCAGAAGTATGTAAGATATCGTTTTAAGAGAGAACTGAGAAGAAAATCAAATACGACCGATGATGGAATTCTTTCTTTACTTGATAATATTAATGAGGAAGTAAATCAGGAGAATTCGAATAAGAACCCAGTGATCAATTCCACGCAGAGAGATTATATGGCAGGAGAAGTCAGCAAAGACTTAAGTAAACGTGTCCTTCTGCCAAATGAGATCATTCGTGCTCATGAAGAAGGAATCATCCATTTTCATGATTCTGACTATTTTGCACAGAGAGAACATAACTGTGATCTGATCAACTTGGAAGATATGCTTCAGAATGGAACTGTGATCAGTGAGACATTGATCGAGAAACCACATTCATTTTTTACAGCATGTAATGTGACAACACAGATTGTTGCTCAGGTTGCAAGCAACCAGTATGGAGGACAGTCTTTTACATTAGCACATTTAGCACCATTTGTAGACATCAGTCGAAAGAAGCTGCGTAAGAATGTCGTGAAGGAACGTAAAGTGATCGGAGAATCTATGGATGATGCGATCATCGACAAGATTACAGAGATGCGTCTGTATGATGAGATCAAACAGGGAATCCAGACGATCCAGTATCAGCTGGTAACTTTAATGACATGTAATGGACAGGCGCCATTTGTCACAGTCTTTATGTATCTTGACGAAGTACCAGAAGGACAGACAAGAGACGATCTGGCTCTTGTGATCGAAGAAGTCCTGAAACAGAGAATTCAGGGTGTTAAGAATGAAAAAGGAGTCTGGATCACTCCAGCCTTCCCAAAACTTATTTATGCATTAGATGATGATAACATCACACCAGATTCCAAGTATTGGCATCTGACAGAATTAGCTGCAAAATGTACAGCAAAACGCATGGTTCCAGACTATATCTCAGCGAAAGTGATGAGAGAACTGAAGAATGGTGAAGTATATCCTTGCATGGGATGCAGATCATTCTTAACGGTCGAAGATTCCCAGAGAAATGCAGATGGAAGCCATAAGTTCTATGGAAGATTTAATCAGGGTGTTGTAACGATCAACTTGGTTGATGTCGCATGCAGTTCTAATGGAGATATGGACAAATTCTGGGACATCTTAGAAGAGAGACTGGAATTGTGCCACAGAGCATTAAGATGTCGCCATGAGAGATTAAAGGGAGCGGTATCTGATGTTGCGCCGATCCTTTGGCAACATGGAGCGCTTGCGAGACTGAAGAAAGGCGAGAAGATCGATAAGTTATTATACGATGGATATTCCACGATTTCCCTTGGATATGCAGGACTTTATGAGATGTGTGTCCGCATGACAGGCAAGTCTCATACATCCGATGAAGGAAAAGAATTTGCATTAAAAGTTATGCAGAAATTAAATGATAAATGTAATGAATGGAAGGCAGCAGAGAACATCAGCTATTCTGTATACGGAACACCAATGGAATCAACAACTTACAAGTTTGCAAAATGCTTACAGAAACGTTTTGGTATCATTCCGGGAGTTACAGATAAGAACTACATCACAAACAGCTATCATGTTCATGTAACAGAAGAGATCGATGCATTCAGCAAACTGGCATTTGAGTCAGAATTCCAGAAATTATCTCCAGGCGGAGCGATCAGCTACATTGAAGTACCAAACATGCAGGATAATATTCCAGCCGTCTTATCCGTGATGAAATTTATTTACAATAACATCATGTATGCAGAGTTAAATACAAAGAGTGATTACTGTGAATGTTGTGGATACGACGGAGAGATTCAGATCAAAGAAGATGAATCAGGAAAACTGATCTGGGAATGTCCAAACTGTGGAAATACAGATCAGGATCATATGTTTGTTGCAAGACGTACTTGTGGATATATCGGAACACAGTTCTGGAATCAGGGACGTACACAGGAGATCAAGGATCGAGTCCTTCATTTATAA
- the nrdG gene encoding anaerobic ribonucleoside-triphosphate reductase activating protein has translation MHYGEIKKCDIANGPGVRVSLFVSGCRNHCPGCFNKETWDFCYGKPFTTETKDYIMELLKPDYIEGFSLLGGEPFEPENQEELVRLLKEIKENYPKKNIWCYTGYTYDKDLLEGGKVYTPFTEEMLSYIDTLVDGQFIESQKDITLKFRGSANQRILDLNEK, from the coding sequence ATGCACTACGGAGAAATTAAAAAATGTGATATTGCGAATGGACCAGGAGTCAGAGTCAGCTTATTCGTATCAGGCTGCCGAAATCATTGTCCAGGATGCTTTAATAAGGAGACATGGGACTTTTGTTATGGAAAGCCATTTACGACGGAGACAAAAGATTATATCATGGAACTGTTAAAGCCAGATTATATTGAAGGTTTTTCGCTTCTTGGAGGGGAACCATTTGAACCGGAGAATCAGGAAGAACTGGTCAGATTATTAAAAGAGATCAAAGAAAATTATCCAAAGAAGAATATCTGGTGCTATACAGGATATACGTATGACAAAGATTTGCTCGAAGGTGGTAAAGTATACACACCGTTTACGGAAGAGATGTTATCTTATATTGATACGCTGGTTGATGGACAGTTTATCGAATCCCAGAAAGATATCACATTAAAATTCCGAGGAAGTGCAAATCAAAGAATTTTAGATTTGAATGAAAAATAG